A single region of the Nicotiana sylvestris chromosome 6, ASM39365v2, whole genome shotgun sequence genome encodes:
- the LOC104223666 gene encoding E3 ubiquitin-protein ligase RMA1H1-like, translating to MALEHVFQEQITDTNFDERDINLEKCKTVDDKLDDILSGGFVCNICLDLVHDPVVTFCGHLYCWPCIYKWIHFQSKSSENTDHQQPQCPVCKAEVSQKTLIPLYGRGQATKLSEGKAPNLGIIIPQRPPSPRCGGHALIAPSDSHRSQQLQQSPTHQPYTSSYMPEPMLSPGGTTTGELVYARMFGNSSTTLYTYPSSYNLSGSSSPRLRRQLSQADRSLSRICFFLCCCLVTCLLLF from the coding sequence ATGGCCTTAGAGCACGTTTTCCAGGAGCAAATAACAGACACCAACTTTGACGAACGCGATATTAATTTGGAGAAGTGTAAGACAGTTGATGATAAGCTTGACGACATTCTCTCTGGAGGCTTTGTGTGTAATATATGCTTGGATCTTGTGCATGATCCTGTTGTTACCTTCTGTGGTCACCTTTATTGTTGGCCTTGCATCTATAAATGGATTCATTTTCAGAGCAAATCGTCCGAAAATACTGATCACCAACAACCACAATGTCCTGTTTGCAAAGCTGAAGTATCACAGAAAACGTTGATTCCACTCTATGGTCGCGGCCAAGCTACAAAACTATCCGAAGGAAAGGCCCCGAATCTTGGTATAATCATACCACAAAGGCCTCCTAGTCCGAGATGTGGGGGTCACGCACTGATAGCACCTAGTGATTCACATCGATCCCAGCAACTTCAGCAGTCTCCAACACATCAACCTTATACTTCTAGCTACATGCCCGAACCTATGCTAAGTCCTGGTGGCACGACAACAGGGGAATTGGTTTATGCGCGGATGTTTGGGAACTCATCGACTACTTTATATACATATCCAAGTTCATATAATTTATCAGGCAGCAGTAGTCCAAGGTTAAGAAGGCAACTATCACAGGCTGATAGATCGCTTAGCAGAATCTGTTTTTTCCTATGTTGTTGTTTAGTGACGTGTCTTCTCTTGTTCTGA